One Flavobacteriales bacterium genomic window, GTGGCGAGGCATTCACCCTTACCGCAGATGGAAATTTCGATGTCTTCACCCAAAAACTCATTCAATGCTCCAATACGAGCTCCGATCAGAGTGTGACCGCTTGTGATAGCTATACCTCACCGAGTGGTAACTATACGTGGACCAGTTCAGGTGTTTACAGCGATACCATCCCTAATTCTACAGGATGTGACTCTATCATCACCATCGACTTGACTATTCCTGAAGTGAATGTGGGCGTAACACAGACCATGGATGGATTCATCGCAGATGCCGTGAATGCCGCCTATCAATGGATCACTTGTGCCGGTGATATGGTCGATGGAGCGATAGAACAGAGCTTCTTACCCGAAGTCACAGGTAGCTATGCGGTCATCGTGACCGAGACCTGTACCGATACATCAGAATGTCTCGATTGGGTGGTAGGTCTAGAGGAGAATCTCGCTCAGCAGATCCAACTGCGGATGAATAGGGAGTCGGGCCTTGCTCAGCTCGATCTGGGAAGGAATTTCGAGTCCATTCATATCACTTTGATCGACATCACGGGAAAGCAAGTCGCTGAGGAGACATATCGTGCTCAGCAGCAGATTGACTTCTTCTTTCCATCAACTCCAGGAATCTATTTCATCCGTGTAGAAGCTGATGCTCTGAGCACCGTGTTGAAAGTGTCTAGATAGACCGTTCTACTTCACGTATCTGCCTTTCCAGTAGTGACATTCCCTTTTCAAGTCTGGGGGAACAGTCTGATGTAGTGTGCGCTTAGTTGAAGATTTATTTGGTTTGTATTGCAAACTACATTAATATTGCATTGTAGTTAACAAAACAATCATCATGGAAAACGATAGGACATTGGACCCAGAAGAGAGTTTGGAACTCATCTCGAAGGTCATTCAGGACAACAAGGACAATCTGAAACAGAATAGCTTCTATTTCCTACTCTGGGGATTCTTGGTAGGAATAGCCTGTCTGCTCCACTACTTCTTAGTCGTCTCAGAAATCTCCTTCCCACCCTACATCGCTTGGCCCGTGCTGATGGTAGCCGGGGGGATCATCTCTGGAGTCAAGGGATATTCTGATTCAAAGAGGGTAGGCTATGAGACCTATACAGGGATGTTCACTAAGAACCTGTGGATCGGTCTGGGCATCAGTCTCTTCATCGTACTCTTCCTTTCCAGTCAGATGGGCGTGCAGCCTGTAGGTCTGATATTGATGATCTCTGGAGCAGGAACCTTGATCACGGGCTTGAATATCAAATTCAATCCGCTCATTCTAGGTGGCATCGTGCTGTTCATCGGTGCGATCGCTACGGTGTTCGTACCAGGGGTCGAGGTATTATTGCTGTGTGCTGGGGCTTTGCTGCTCGGCTACATCATCCCTGGTCTTATGCTTCGAAATGCCAAGTGAGTTGAAGTTCAAGGATCTAGATAGCGTACTGAATTCCCAGGTCAGATTGGCCATCGTATCGGTATTGATGAAGGTCAATAAAGCGGATTTCAATTACCTCAAAGAAGTAACAGGCGCGACTCAGGGCAATCTCAGTCACCAGATCAAGAAGCTCAAAGAGGCGGAGTATGTGAAGGTGGACAAGACCTTCGAGAACAATTATCCGAAGACCTATCTCCGCATTGCACCTAAGGGAAAGAAGGCCTTCGAGTCGTATGTCAATGCGATCAAAGGGTATCTGGACCTATAGTTTGGATTGTAATAGACCTTTGACCCGTGCGTACCACTCATCCTTGAGTATGCTCAAGACGATACTATCCCTGCGGCCTGTGGGTGAAGTGCAATTATTGCGAAGGATGCCTTCTACAGTACAGCCGATGCTTTTCATAGCTGCAATGCTCCGCGCATTCTTGGCATCTGCTCTGAATTCCACCCGTTCGTAGTCCCACTCTTCGAATGCATTCTTCAGCATCAGGTATTTGCAATGCTTGTTGAGACCGGTGCCTTGATAGTCTCTGCCATACCAGGTATAGCCTATGCTCAATGCGCGATGATGGACTTGGATATCATAGTATCGGGTGGATCCAGCATAGGATTCCAGCTTCTTGTCATATACGATCAAAGGGATGGATCGCTCATTCTTCATATCCTCCAAGGCCCGCTCGATATATTTCTTCATTGACGCTTCACTTCCAGCATTCTGAAGGGAATAGGTCCAGATCTCTGGCTCTTTTACAGCAAATGGGATCAAATGCTCCAAGTCCTCCGGCTTCAGGGTGCGGAGTAGGACTCGATCATCTTCTAGTAGAAAAGAATGAGGATTGAAGGATGTCCAATCGCTTGGCATAGGTCGCGAACTACTTGATGAATTGCAGGGAAGATACTATTTGTTCATCCGTACCTATGATCACCTGATAGACACCCGCATTCAGGGCCCGGGTATCGATCCGGCCTGTACTGGGTATCACGCTCTGAGAAATTCTGCGTCCCTGCATATCGTAGATCTCAGCACTGTAGCGCTGGCCTGTTTCCAATCCTGTGACGATAATTCCATCTGGCGTTTGGAGTAGATCCAGCGATGACGTGTGATCGATCAGAGAATTGATGGTACAATCGGGAGCTTGATAGCTCATGGAATAGCAGCAATCCGCTACATCATTGATGCACACCTCGATGAATTCCCATTCGATATCCATGGGAATGATACCGGTGATGGCCAATGGGAGTTCTTCGATCAGATAATACCCCTGATACTGCTCATTGACCCATACTTCGATGAAGTCATTACCAGGCTCAATAATCTCCGCTGCGAGATAGAATTGATAACTGGAATCACTTTC contains:
- a CDS encoding transcriptional regulator, which translates into the protein MPSELKFKDLDSVLNSQVRLAIVSVLMKVNKADFNYLKEVTGATQGNLSHQIKKLKEAEYVKVDKTFENNYPKTYLRIAPKGKKAFESYVNAIKGYLDL
- a CDS encoding GNAT family N-acetyltransferase codes for the protein MPSDWTSFNPHSFLLEDDRVLLRTLKPEDLEHLIPFAVKEPEIWTYSLQNAGSEASMKKYIERALEDMKNERSIPLIVYDKKLESYAGSTRYYDIQVHHRALSIGYTWYGRDYQGTGLNKHCKYLMLKNAFEEWDYERVEFRADAKNARSIAAMKSIGCTVEGILRNNCTSPTGRRDSIVLSILKDEWYARVKGLLQSKL